Proteins encoded in a region of the Nicotiana tomentosiformis chromosome 9, ASM39032v3, whole genome shotgun sequence genome:
- the LOC104118337 gene encoding lysine--tRNA ligase, cytoplasmic-like has translation MENSYLHKFQASMSIPEYVNKYGVLESSQHLWNEFVTLSGRITNKRAISTKLFFYDLHSEGANVLVKASAKDSQLYEEEFNKFHSGMKRGDIVGIIGFPGKSKRGELCIFSKSFFVLSRCSSNGSLPPQNGAPKCMQLRWFWETIRMIQLFWTNKCFGFQS, from the exons ATGGAGAATTCTTACCTACACAAATTCCAAGCGTCAATGTCTATCCCTGAATATGTGAACAAATACGGAGTTTTAGAGAGTAGCCAACACCTTTGGAATGAATTCGTGACCTTGTCTG GAAGAATAACGAACAAACGTGCGATTTCTACAAAGCTGTTTTTCTATGATTTACATAGTGAAGGTGCCAACGTTCTAGTTAAGGCAAGTGCAAAAGATTCTCAGTTGTATGAAGAGGAATTTAATAAATTTCATTCTGGTATGAAGCGTGGAGATATCGTCGGAATTATTGGGTTTCCTGGAAAGAGTAAAAGGGGAGAGCTGTGTATTTTTTCCAAATCATTCTTCGTGTTATCTCGTTGTTCATCAAATGGTTCGTTGCCACCGCAGAACGGTGCCCCCAAATGTATGCAACTAAG GTGGTTTTGGGAGACGATAAGGATGATTCAGCTGTTTTGGACCAATAAATGTTTTGGCTTTCAATCCTGA